A segment of the Panicum hallii strain FIL2 chromosome 1, PHallii_v3.1, whole genome shotgun sequence genome:
ATCGAGCGATCAGATTGGTTGTATGCGCTGGCACATGAGCAGGAGGAGCTGGCACGGCGCGGGTAATTTATAGAGCGTTTCGCCCGCGGCTGAGCTAGGAGCAGGTGGAGTGGGTGCGTGAAACGGCGCCCCGGCAATGGCGCGGAGTGCTGGCCATGCATTGGCAACCGCGCTAGACCTGGCCAGTCGGTGGGCGCGATCGATCGAGCTGAGAGAGGAAATAAAAAAGGTTCAGGCCCTGCTGAGCTTTCCGAGAAGTAAAATACTTGCTCGCAGAGGCATGTCGCATGCGGCTGCCTGTGCTACAGGCACTCGATGACTTCGAATTAAGCCGAAAAAAATCAGTGGCGTCGCCGGCCGAGGTTCCAGCAGCCTTGCGGGTTAGCTGAATCTGAAGCAAAAGCTCTGCCATTGCAGGCTCCAAGAACATAACGTTCAGTACTTGATCTGTCGCAAGTTGATCCCGCTACTCGCAATAGCAAATCAATATCGGGTCAAGTGCAGATGCAGTAGTCAAGTTCTCCAGTAGTCAAGTGCAGATGCAGGCTTTGTCAGGGACCTAAAATGGCAGCGAAGTCCTCattgctgactgttgtcatgcTGTGCTGGAAATGTAAACTTGTCGTGGACGCGAAGTGTTATAATTGCTGCCTATGCATGCTAATAACCTTCAGCAAATGAATCAGAGATCCAGAGATTAGACATGTCCACACTCCAGGCGCAGGCGCGCCATACCACCGGTAGCATAGTATTGCAGCTTccctcaaaaaagaaaaagaaaaagaaaagaaactggtATTGCAGCTAGCCTGATCATCATAGTACACGCTCCACTAGCAGTGGCATGGCACGAAACTTATCCACGGAAAACACTCAGAGGAGGTGAAACCTATCGACATTTTCTTGAAAGTAGCCGCTACTCCCGAGGCAGATCTTTGTCGACTTGCCTGTGTCCGCACATCATCGGCGTTCTGATAACTTGTCGATCTCGATGATGCTTGCTCTTTTTTTCCATGACCCCGCCGTCCAACGTCAGGGAGGCCAACCAAACTATGGCTTGCTGTCTGCTGCGCGCGACAGATTATTGGGCGTGCTTGAATGCTTGATCGCCTTTCGCTTCGAGATGTGGATCGCGATACAGGGGCGCCGGCTGTCTCACCTGGACGTCGCTGTTATCTCCGATGGCCGGATGCGAGTGAATCGCGCCGCGGTACATGCAAGCTCTGCTTTCTCAGCGTACCAATTCTTAACGGAAGGTGATGCCAATCATGACCACACCAGCAAATTTTTTAGTGGATGATCACACCTCACACCGGTTTCGTGGCGATTTATGTAGTGGGCCGTAGGCCCATGTCTTCGCCGGCGTTCAGGCGTGGGCCTCGTGGAGAAAAGGCCGGCTTCAGAGGTTAGTAGTAGTAGTGTGGGCTGACTGATAGGCTTCTCGTCCAGTGACAGCCCAGTAGCGCACCAGCCCAATAAATTGGAGGAGGAAACGAAAACGCCAGTTTCCACTTACCATCATGGCCGCCCGTTCTTTCCTATGGACGGTTACATTAAGGTCCCAAAGCGGTTTGAGCCCTCGAGGGAACTTGGAtattttttccaaaaaaaaaaactaaagtCATTTACCGCTACAGGCCCCAAGGCCGCCGCCAGGACCCTAAAACCTCCGCTCCGGCGATCGCCGCCGGGACGGCCGCCACCATGACGGGGTCGGTATCAGCCGCTTCTCTTTCTCTATTCCCATTCTTGGCAGTATTATCCCGTCCAGGTGCTTCAAGATTCGGTTTGGTGGGGTGGGGTGGGTTTGCGGCGGGGTTCGGTCGGGGGGAGTGAGGCGGAGCTGTGTTCCGTTGGTTTTATCTACGATTTTTTTGGTGGTTGGAGTCTTGGAGAGTGCGGTCGCACAAGTCTCTTGGTGGATTGCTTCATTCTAGAATGTTTGGATTGTGGTTGGTGTCAGGATTCGTTGACACTTGATGGTTATGTGGTGTTCAAAAATGATTGTGATGGTTTGATCACTGGTCATGTTAGAATATGGAGACGGAATAGGGGTTAGAAGAGAATAAATAGCAGATCTAGCTTCCCTGTTGCCAGGGGGAGAAATGTAAGTTTAATAACTATCTCTTGTAGCATCAAATTTGACTCTTTTGCCATCGAATTGTACATGCTGTGTTGCTATCCTGGCTGTGGTTGGGGGTTGGGGCTTGGAGTAATGGTGACGCCAAAGATTGTAGCCAGATGATGCTTGATTTATCCTTCTGTGAGTCCAGTTATCCTTCTGTGAGCTCATGTCCACTTGCCAAAGGAGTAATTTGCCAACAGATATGCCTTCATGTTTTTTGACTGGATCTTCAGGTGTTAAGCAGGTTGGAAGTGTATCACACTTCTTCCACAGAACATTTAAGGCCTACACCACTGGGACTTAGAAGCGTCGGAAGATAAATACCAATGAGCTTGGTGAGGTTCGTTGGAACAAGACTGGCAGGACGAAACCAGTAGTAATTGGTGGAACACACCTAGGTTGCAAGAAAATAATGGTTATGTATGCAAGCAATGTAAAGGGTGGGAAGCAAGAAAAGACTAATTGGGTGATGCACCAATACCACGTTGGCACTGGGGAAGATGAGAAGGACAGTGAATTTGTTGTCTCTAAATTATTCTATCAGCAGCAACCTAAGGCCGGGGAGAAGATTTCAGAGGGCATGGGTGATCATATGGAACCTGTATATGCTGCAATAGATTTGGCTGATTGCCCTCCATTGATGGACTTGTCATCTTTGCCCTTGGAAGAGGACAATAGTAATCAAGAAACTGTTCAGAAGTCTGAACATAACTTTGATCAGGTACCAAGCATCAGCATTTGTGTTGAATATATGCAGTTCGAGTCTGTCGATACACTGTAGGACCTTTGATGtgatgccatttgcaatatgaatTTGCAACACAGATGCTTTTGCCGTAAAAGAGCTCTTTTTCTGAACTATTATGCAGGCAAATAGTCATTGTGAAGTAAGGGACAAATAAGACATTAACCATCCTGCATCTGAAAAGGCTGAAGATGAAGATAGCCACCCTTCACAGGATCCAAAATGGTGGGAGGGCGAATCCCAGTTTATGTTGAACTCTCAGCAACTGGCAGAATGCATGTCAATTTGTGATGAGTTCCTTCAGAGTCAGAATTCATCTGGCAATGGAGATGAGCCTGGTATAGCAGGCCTTGTCTTGCTGAATATGCTCAGCTGCCTGCAGACGACTTGAAAAAGGATCTCAAAGAATGCCAGAAGCTGGACGACTCAAATGACACAAACCTAGAACTTGAATGCATTCCTGAGTTTCGACTTAGCCAACTGGTAAATTTAGCTGGTGTCCATCACATGCGTTTTCTGTTTATCATTCAAGAGTTATCTTGTGCTAACCAACCTGCTTGAACTTTCACAGGTTTGCTTTGCTACAACGTGGATCGAAGGGAAAATCTAGAAATGGTTAAAGTGAGGAGGCGTCACTGCTGCGAGGCGACAGAGCGCATACATCACTTTGTAGTAGCTGTCCATTTAGTGTTTAAATACTGTAATTGCTGTGACTTGAAAGTATGGATACTGTTTTCGAATTGACCAGCTCTTGGCAAATGTAAGTGGGGATATTCGCTGAGGAATTGCAAAATATAGTATAGTAAAGAACTCTTGACCCCTTGGTTTGGATTGTTCGCTATTGTAAATTGTTATCCAAACCAAATGCCATGGTCTCGATAGCCTAGTCCCGTTTCTTGTGTGTAGCGGAGAGCAGACGGGACATTTCGCCGGATAGAGATGGGAAGGAGGGCCCCCACGGCGTAGAGAACCTGTGCACCGAGCCAGCCCAGGACGGCACGGCGTGAATTTGAGATCCGTTTCGTGCCAATGGATCCAACTTTCCAACTTCCAATCTACGAGTTGCATTGTTAGCAACCTCCAGAGTCCAGACTAGGAGGAGTCTATGATCCAAGTATGAAGAAGATACCAGCCAGACGCGTTGCCTGGTACCTCGCTTGCCTGCTCACAATTTTGAGCCGTTCTGAAAGCATATTCCTatacttcagagttcagaccgTGGCCTAATAATCTTTGAGCAACCATTCCAATTATAGAGGCAACAAGTATAAAAAAATCACAAAATAGTGCCGCATCCACCTAATGGTTCTTACCGAAGGCCTTTTGCACGAAAAACGGCTTTAGTTATCCTTCCATTTCTTTTTTATCATCAGAAAGACGTCAATGGTATACAAATACCCTTACAAACGCACAAATGCATAAACTACTCTTGTGAATAATTGTATACCAGCAAATTTTAAAATTAACAACGAGTATACGACTGATGAAACTAAAATAACCTACTTAGTAGTTAGTACCTTGCGGCAGTAGTAAGCATGTCAATTTTCTTAAAACTCTTTAGGCTTTGTTTGGTTGCAAGGGAATTGAAGGAAATTAAAAGAGGTTGGGAGGGATTAAATCCCAAACGAATCGAAATTTCCCCTTCAATCTCCTTGTGGAGGGGATTAACCGAACAAGTCCGCAGTGGACTGCATTTGACGGCGACGGAAAAATGTGACGGCAACCAAATATCACGAGAGGGAGGCCGTGCAAAGTCGCTAACCTAACAGACATCCGGCGTTTCATTGGACCACTAAGCGCAGAAAATTCGAAAATCAGGTACAAGTTCTAGAACTTTCGAGGTTCGCAGGCCGCTCTCGTAACTCCGCAACTAGTTTAGTCGCAAACAGGCAGCATATAGAAAGCCAGGTCCTGATTGAACCGAGTACTCCCCGTCCCACGCTCCACTCCCGACACCTGTTCCGTTTAAAATCCCGGGCGCCGACGTGGCCGCGTGCGCAGCCACAAACCACCGCTCCCCGCCGCAATTAACAACCCGCCAATCAGCTCGGCGCGGCCCAAATGCCCCGCTAATCCCCCGCTGAGCCGCTCTCTCCTCCCTCCGCCAAAAAGCTAATCCCCTCGCTTTTCCTATCTCCACTTGGGGGGTTGGGGTTCTAGACTCGTCGATTCGGTTTCGATCCTTCTAGACACTTCGCCGCGCCCGGCTATAAAAGCCGGCACCTCCCGGGGCCATCGATCGGCACATCAGCACTCGCACGCAGCCCTTTGCTCATTGGCCGGGGTTGGGTTCGAGACTCGTCGATTCCAAGGTATGGAGAAGTTTCTAGATGCTGCTGTTTTTGCCCCCTCGTAAGATCTCGTAGAGAGATCTCGATGCCATTTTTTGCTCAGATTTCGTGTTCTGAGCGGTGATCGTGGCGTGGCGCATGGGATGATGGGAGATAGATCCGGGGTGTTTTGGCTCTGTGGTGTTATGGTTATTTTCCGAGTGGATTTCACGAGTAGGTTGGTGCTTGAGAGGGATGTTCTTAGCTACGAGGAGTTCGGAGGATATTCCAGATTCGTGGTCAATTAGATAGCAAGTGATATATCAGATTCGTGATTGATTTGACGGGAGCCGAGTGTTCAATCTGGAATTCCAATTGACTAGTTCCTGATACGCTTCAATTTTCCTTTGTTTTTACTCTGTGAAAGTTAGGTGCTCCAGGGCACGGTCAGATTCTTTTAACTCAGAATACTTAGATCATCCGACAATATCTGCAGCTAATGATGCAATGCTCATAATATTTTAGCTTATTTAAAGCCAATTTAAACCTCTGAAATACCATGTTTTTCTGATAAGCCGATTTTGGCATTTTGAATGATCCAGTGATTTACGTTTTGTTTATTAGAAGTAGCATTGATGCTGTATTCCGGTTTCAATTCATTGTCAGCATACATTTCTCAAACAGATAATATTGGTTGCTGAGTGCTCTGACATTTGTTTACTTTTGCTTGGCCAGCTATTGGTGTATTGCATGCGGTGGCACCAAGCATGAGGCAGGAACTGCATTACTTGCAAGGAAGTCACAAGTAAGATACCAAGCTTGTAGTTCATCATAAGGCGCACTTAGTTTTGTCTAGCTGGTTTCTTCAAGCTATTGTTCCAGAAGCGGCCCTTTGTAGCTCATACTTATTATCTAGAAGGCTGGTTCTGCAGTTCGCCTTCATGGGCCTGCAATTGACCTCTATGGGCCTGTCTCCTTCTATGCAACTGTCTGTGCAGCTCATGATTGTACATTTTCTGATATTAAGTTACGATGTGTCTCCCAAACTATAAGCAATGACAAATAAAATCATAGTTTCCATGTCCACTTGAAGTGTGCTTCAACTAGAATCCGAGAAAAATTAACCACTTGAAGTGTGCTCCAACTAGAATATGAGAAAAATTAAACTAGTAAGTACAACTTTAAGTCTTTAAGTCAAATCCACATACCTGGTTCTTCTTACTTACCAAAAACTAGTCATTTAGTGATGATCGACTACTACGCCCTCCCTTTCTTTTTATTTGATAACTTAGAACCGGTGTAGTCAGGAGCATTGACGTTCCAGAAACTTCAttaaactttttttttttgccaaatTTCTAAAATAAGATAGGTCAATAGCATCAAATAAAGAAGAATGGTTGGAGTATTAACAGTTCAGTTACTCAACACTGTTGATAAATTTTGATACAACTGCGCATTTAATTCTTTACTCATAATTTTTTTCTTGCCATACTGGCCAAAAGATCGCAATAATCCAGTTGGATATAAAATAATCTGCTGAACTAAAGAGCACTTTCAAGCAAATAGGCGCTAAGAAACTAATGATCTTGAAGCTGTGACCCTGTAAATCCTTTCAAACAGGAACAAACGACCTTCATTTCTAATGTTCATTTGCATTCATGGGCCTGTAATTCACCTCTATGGGCCTTTCTCCTCTATGCAACTTAATGTTCAAACTATAAGCAATGAAAAATAAAATCACATTCTCTGCGCCTGCTTGAACTGTGCTTCGACTAGAATATGAGATATTTTAAACTAGTATTTACAACTTCTAGTCAAATCCACATACCTATTTGGTCCACCAAGAACTAGTCATCAAGTGATGATCGACTAACACGCCCTCCCTTTTTTATTTGATGCTTTAGAATCGGCATAGTCAGGAACATTGATGTTCTGAAAACTGAGTACTTCTATTGTTCAAGACCAGGTTTTTAAAAAATTCGGCTGCTAATATGTTCAGAAGTATCTAGATTGCCATTTGAAAGCGACAACACCATTTGTTGTTAAGTGTACATGTAAAGTAATAATTAAAAGACAATAGCATCAAATAAAGAAGAATCGTGAGAGTATTATAAAGTACTTGAGCACTTTCATTTCATGTTGGCGtaaacctttttttttttttgagggcaTGTTGGCATAACCTTTGGTTGCTGTCAAGGATCCACATTTTCCTTTCAGCAAGAAAAATACTCAGATACATATGCATTGTACTTAGTCCAGTTACTCAACATTGTTGATAACCATATATGATACAATTGCACATTTGATTCTTGATTGGCACATAAATTCTTGCTTGCCATACTTGCCAAAAGATTGTAATAAGCCAGTTGCATGGAAAATGATCTGTTGAACTAAAGAGCATTTTCAAGCATATAGGCACTAAGAACTAACGATTTTTCAAAGTCAACAATACAATAATCAAGTGTACCatattaattattttttgaaACACCTTATTAGTTGTTACAATAACCAATATGGCGTTTTCAATACAGTAGAGCATCAAATAACATGATTGGTCATATATGTAGTCTGTACACAAGCCAGTTTCCACTCGGTATATTTCACAAAACACTCCTTGCAACCAAAGTGCTCTGCACCCGTGAAATTGGTGAAATGCCATGACATTTTCCAGCTTTTGCTGCATTTTTTTTAGTGCAGTTGAAGTCTGCAACATATCAAAGCATAGGTTCTTCATTAGGATTCTTCATACTTCTAGGAGTAACTCAACCTTTTTGATTCTAGAAAAAAAAATTTACCCCAGTTCTGGAGCCCCTGTTTTGTGGTTCTCCCCCTCTTTTTGGTGCGATTGTATCTGTTCAAGATTAGAAGGGATGTCTGCATCCTGTGCAATACTAAAGCTGTAGGGAGTGCTAGAGCTTGTATTTGCATCAGCAGCATCTCTTTGTTCACTGGCCTGGAGCTGAAATTGAAGTCATTTAGGTTAGCTGCTGAAATTGCATCTTTATTTGGTTAAAGTTTTTGCAGAAGATCATTCACCAAACCTTTCTATGCAGTTCCATTTTTTGTTGTGACATGATATTTACTCTTCTACAGAGTTCCATGTTTTCCTGGTGAATCATGCTACCCTGTATCACCATCAATATAATTAGATGCAGCAACTTTCAGGCATGATCATTtgtttgaaataataaaaggGTAGATTGTAGGGCTTAACCTTCCtgtgcaattcttcaatctcaCTTTTCAAAATATGGTCCTGTTTGATATATGTTTACTGCATATCAGATTGAAGTAAACGGAAAAAACAAAATGTGGAAACAAAATGGATAATGAACATGACCTTCCTCATTCTGACATTACGTAGGCTCATCTCAAGACGATTCTCTAAACTTTGGAGGTCCCTCGCACCTAGGCCTGAAAGCTCCTCTCCCATTAGTTGCCTACAATAGCGCAGAGGATTTTCTCATATTATCTTGGGTAGGATATTCAAAATAATCCCAATGTAAAAAAAATGGGTACACAGGTTGAAGCGAAACAGCTTGTTATATTGATAGGAGAGTATCAATTTCCTTTCCTGAATAATGAATACCTATATTTTTCCCTCACTCCTGGCTGAAAAGGTTTCATTTTTGACTTATACAGTTCTTATAAAGTTCTCATATGGCAGCTAAAGTTTGTATTGATTagtgtttttttttgtttcagaATCAATTGGAAGATCATACTTGTGGCTTTCTTGCAAGTTGTGCAGTTGTTGCCTCAAGCTTGCTGCCTCCCTTTGCCAGAGCTACAAGTAAAACAAGAAGTATTCTCAGTTTCTGAGCCGCAAAAATAATTTTGGAAAAACAATCGAGAAATGTATTGCATAATATATGAATATGCTGCTAAAAGTTAATCAATACTCATCGATACTCACTAACTGCACATGCTTTGCATTGGGGTTAACATGCCTGCTTAATTTACATGCAAAGATTTGGAACTATAATGCTGCATATTTAGTTATACAGTAGATATCTGAGCATGTATGCTATGGTCTCTGTTACTGTAAATTTAATAATCGATACTGCTCCACTTCATCCAATGTTAACTAAGTTCAGGGGTTTGTAGCTGATCATTATGTTGGAACAATAAGTAGAGTAACATTGTTGCATTACAGTCACCCAACCTGATTTCAAGGTAAACTGAGTTTAGTTTATCTGTTTTCCTAAAGAATGTTGTCTCTTGCATTCTCTCATGAGCATTTGTAGTTTGAGTTCTGTGACATTGTGATGTTCTCTTCTTAATATAATGCTCTCCTGCTTTTTCTAGGGGAAAAAAACATTGTGATGTCTTCTTTTACATTTAATGATATTCTGATTCTGTTAGTGAATAGTATCATAGTTCCAACATCTATAAAGCTTGATATTGCCTAACACAATGGTGGAGCAGCTAAGTGTAAAAGCAGATACATGTCATAATCTACATTACCGTGTAGCCTGTAGGTGATGATCTGGTATTTTCTTGATTATTAGAAAGGAAAAGTCATCAGGAACAGACTGGCACGGAATGATGCTTTGCAGGTGGTCTATTAGCACCGTATATACCTAATACAGCTCTTCCAGCTGACATGAATCATGATACCAGTCTTACACAAGTGTCAGTTACATCGACTAATTGTTCTGGTTGTTCCAGCATTTGATATTTTGATGTTCTTTATCTTGTGCAAATGACATAGTTTCAGTTAATTTCTTAACAGATGTATTTTAAAGTGTGCCATCTCCTTTTGCGCCAGTTTCCGTAGCAGGGATGGTCTGAACTATCACTATGCCCAGCTCTAAAGCATGAATGGAAGTTCAGATTGTTAGCATATTCAGTAATCAGTGTGCCCACTTCTAAACTATTGGGTAAGCGTGAAATCTAAAGCGCCCTGTACTTGTCTTTGTTTCGGTGCACTCTTTTTCATCTGCCTTTTCTTTTTTACCAGGATGAACCTTGGGGGTGTGTTGGCTTTGACCTCGTTTTCGGACATAGAAGATGTTGCTCTGAGATGTGTGG
Coding sequences within it:
- the LOC112888752 gene encoding MADS-box transcription factor 57-like, producing MGRGKIVIRRIDNSTSRQVTFSKRRNGLLKKAKELSILCDAEVGFIIFSSTGRLYEFSSTNMKAVIDRYGKAKEEQLGVNNATSELMLWQREAASLRQQLHNLQESHKQLMGEELSGLGARDLQSLENRLEMSLRNVRMRKDHILKSEIEELHRKGSMIHQENMELCRRVNIMSQQKMELHRKLQASEQRDAADANTSSSTPYSFSIAQDADIPSNLEQIQSHQKEGENHKTGAPELG